A single window of Gambusia affinis linkage group LG18, SWU_Gaff_1.0, whole genome shotgun sequence DNA harbors:
- the adgra3 gene encoding adhesion G protein-coupled receptor A3 gives MRLDWLQLVVVLLLSGLRGSAVPFACKTSDEGPKSGGKSPASDKKVVCSNMELHQVLPADSFPNRTVILILNNNKIQELRNGAFSGLSTLEKLDLRNNLINRIEPGAFLGLKTLKKLDLSNNSISCLNGDVFKGLESLSRLILSGNMFSSLAQGMFDRLVSLKALEFQTPYLLCDCNLLWLLRWIKDRNVSVKNTKCSYPQSLQGQLITSVRPELLTCDAPLELPSFQLTPSQRQVVFEGDSLPFQCQASLVAEDMQVLWYQNGRMVEPDATQGIFIEKRVVQNCSLIASALTISNIQPGFTGNWECRVRTSRGNTTRTVHIVVLQSSDKYCAPERISNNKGEFRWPRTLAGIKVYLPCNLPTSSSRSYSGVPSEERQAWRHCSPEGLWTEGDYSQCQFQKEVTRGLYVINQMPLNETNVVIKAQSLLVYTIDAANLSDKMDIIFMAEMIEKFGKFVEKFKDLGEVMVNMASNLMLADERVLWMAQREAMACSRIIACLQKISVYRLATAQAFSLTSPNIALEAHTVRVNDWNGMTCMLFQRPSPERLPGHDRQLTFKCNTTGSFASVFYKSTLVEASLQLPRSLFSQAATPGQTDDNVYKLYLLGFRNGKFFPSTGNSSLLADGGRKRSVATPVIMTKMDGIPLRSLKTPINITLRRFARGSDAVSARWNFSLAGDQGEWRSEGCRILENHDNFTTMSCNSLGNYGLLMDLNTVEQFSPSIQPLHPVIYATSVILLLCLFTIIISYIYHYRSVRVSRKFWHMLVNLCFHMALTCGVFVGGINQTRYASVCQAVGILLHYSTLATALWVGVTARNIYKQLTRKAKRYEELDEPPPPPRPMLRFYLIGGGIPIIVCGITAAANIKNYGSQRYSPYCWMAWEPSIGAFYGPAGFIVFVDCMYFLSILLQVRRHPERRYELKESSEEQQHLASAGSEVTPEGPGSLSHPLAAPLQQNEASSSVASGADAMPLSALENEHTFTAQLIGAVGALGLYSGLWVFGAMAVSQDHPFDMVFTCLFGLTALALGAFMMAHHCVNRQDMRQFWLQVCCSGRRAYSAQEEVLLPQTGIAVMATAEKADGESAKCGHSSADSSYTNRSATTSIRNSGHGSKLTNLHAEAAQCKAASAPATANGTAVLDNSLTEHSLDNEIKMHVSPVEVQFRPLSNISNPAPNGSTSRHQKNRARAHRASRLTVLREYAYDVPTSVEGSVQSAPSRRHHYYDMAARNSRRAAYMAYRERHQSQLQQDSSDSASLPRRSRFSEKGSTALLENRTVVSLEAEQAAPAGSPAASTVTVPPPGSSESENKSSKWYGLNLITQNNGTLRKNGQAVPLVNGDGVCIKTGLWKHETTV, from the exons atgaggcTGGACTGGCTGCAGTTGGTAGTGGTTTTGCTGCTGAGTGGCCTCCGTGGCTCCGCGGTGCCGTTCGCCTGCAAAACCTCCGACGAAGGGCCGAAGAGCGGAGGGAAAAGCCCGGCATCCGACAAGAAGGTGGTCTGCAGCAACATGGAGCTCCATCAGGTGTTACCTGCGGACTCCTTCCCCAACAGAACAGTCATACT AATtctaaacaacaacaagatTCAGGAACTGAGAAATGGAGCCTTCTCTGGATTGTCTACGTTGGAAAAGTT GGACCTGCGGAACAACTTGATCAATCGCATTGAGCCGGGAGCTTTCCTGGGATTGAAAACTCTGAAGAAACT GGACCTCTCCAACAACAGCATTAGCTGTCTTAACGGGGACGTCTTTAAGGGCCTGGAGAGCCTGAGTCGACT aatcCTTTCAGGAAACATGTTCTCCTCATTGGCTCAGGGAATGTTTGACAGGCTGGTGTCTCTGAAGGCGTT AGAGTTTCAGACACCTTACCTGCTCTGTGACTGTAACCTTCTGTGGCTGCTGCGTTGGATCAAAGACCGTAATGTTTCTGTGAAGAACACAAAGTGCTCGTACCCTCAGTCACTCCAGGGTCAGCTCATAACATCTGTGAGGCCAGAGCTCCTTACATGCG ATGCTCCGCTGGAGCTGCCCTCCTTCCAGCTAACTCCGTCCCAGCGTCAGGTGGTCTTCGAGGGGGATAGCCTGCCGTTCCAGTGTCAAGCTTCCCTCGTGGCCGAAGACATGCAGGTCCTCTGGTACCAGAACGGCCGCATGGTCGAGCCAGATGCCACTCAGGGCATTTTCATAGAGAAGCGCGTTGTGCAGAACTGCTCCCTCATCGCCAG TGCCTTAACCATCTCAAACATCCAGCCTGGTTTCACTGGGAATTGGGAGTGTCGGGTCCGGACCAGCCGGGGGAACACAACCAGGACTGTGCACATTGTGGTGCTGCAAAGTTCTGACAAGTACTGCGCTCCTGAACGCATCTCCAACAACAAAGGAGAATTCAG GTGGCCCCGCACTCTGGCAGGAATCAAAGTCTACCTTCCCTGCAACTTACCGACGTCCAGCTCACGCTCTTATTCAGGCGTCCCGAGTGAAGAACGACAAGCGTGGCGTCACTGCAGCCCCGAGGGGCTGTGGACAGAGGGCGACTACTCCCAGTGTCAGTTTCAAAAAGAGGTCACTAGGGGTCTCTACGTCATCAACCAG ATGCCTCTAAACGAGACCAATGTTGTAATCAAAGCTCAAAGCCTGTTGGTGTACACGATTGATGCTGCCAACCTGTCAGACAAGATGGACATCATCTTCATGGCTGAAATGATTGAGAAATTTGGCAAgtttgtggagaagtttaaagat CTGGGTGAGGTGATGGTCAACATGGCCAGCAACCTGATGCTGGCTGATGAGAGAGTGCTGTGGATGGCCCAGCGTGAAGCCATGGCATGCAGCCGCATCATCGCATGCCTGCAGAAAATATCCGTCTACCGTCTGGCCACGGCGCAGGCTTTCTCCCTG ACGTCCCCCAACATTGCGCTGGAGGCCCACACGGTCAGGGTCAACGACTGGAACGGCATGACCTGCATGCTGTTTCAGAGGCCCAGCCCAGAGCGGCTGCCAGGCCACGATCGCCAGCTCACCTTCAAATGCAACACCACCGGCTCCTTTGCCTCCGTCTTCTACAAG AGCACCTTAGTGGAGGCTTCGCTGCAGCTCCCGCGGTCTCTCTTCAGTCAAGCTGCTACTCCAGGACAGACGGACGATAATGTTTACAAGCTCTACCTGCTCGGCTTCCGCAACGGCAAGTTCTTCCCCTCCACCGGGAACAGCTCCCTTCTGGCTGacggagggaggaagaggagtgtgGCCACGCCTGTCATCATGACAAAGATGG ACGGCATCCCTCTACGTTCCCTGAAGACTCCCATCAACATCACTCTGCGGCGCTTCGCTCGCGGCTCTGACGCCGTCTCCGCCCGCTGGAATTTCAGCCTGGCTGGAGATCAGGGAGAGTGGAGGAGTGAGGGCTGCCGCATCCTGGAGAACCACGACAACTTTACCACCATGTCCTGCAACTCTCTGGGCAATTATGGTCTGCTCATG gacTTGAACACTGTCGAACAGTTCTCTCCAAGCATCCAGCCGTTGCATCCAGTCATTTACGCCACAAGTGTCATCCTTCTCCTCTGCCTGTTCACAATCATCATCAGTTACATCTACCATTACAG GTCTGTTCGTGTGAGTCGCAAGTTTTGGCACATGCTGGTCAACCTCTGCTTTCACATGGCGCTCACCTGTGGGGTTTTTGTAGGCGGCATCAATCAGACACGATACGCCAGTGTCTGCCAAGCA GTGGGTATTCTGTTGCACTACTCCACTCTGGCTACCGCCCTGTGGGTGGGCGTGACGGCACGCAACATTTACAAGCAACTTACACGCAAAGCCAAACGCTACGAGGAGCTGGACGAGCCGCCGCCACCCCCACGACCGATGCTCAG GTTCTACCTAATCGGTGGAGGAATACCCATCATTGTCTGTGGAATCACTGCTGCAGCGAACATAAAAAACTACGGCAGCCAAAGATATTCACCATA TTGCTGGATGGCCTGGGAGCCGAGTATCGGGGCTTTCTACGGACCAGCTGGGTTCATCGTCTTTGTGGACTGCATGTATTTCCTCAGCATCCTGCTGCAGGTGCGCCGACACCCTGAGCGGCGCTATGAGCTGAAGGAGTCTAGCGAAGAGCAGCAACATCTGGCTTCAGCCGGCAGCGAGGTCACGCCCGAGGGTCCCGGCAGCCTCTCCCACCCCCTCGCCGCGCCGCTACAGCAGAACGAGGCGTCGTCCTCCGTGGCGTCGGGGGCCGACGCCATGCCCCTCTCGGCCCTGGAGAACGAGCACACCTTCACTGCCCAGCTTATCGGGGCAGTGGGGGCTTTAGGTCTGTATTCAGGCCTGTGGGTGTTCGGCGCAATGGCGGTATCACAGGATCACCCTTTCGACATGGTGTTCACCTGCCTCTTCGGGTTGACTGCACTGGCGCTCGGGGCGTTCATGATGGCGCACCACTGCGTCAACAGACAGGACATGAGGCAGTTCTGGTTGCAGGTCTGTTGCTCCGGAAGGCGGGCGTACTCGGCGCAGGAGGAGGTCCTTCTGCCTCAGACGGGCATCGCTGTGATGGCAACGGCTGAGAAGGCCGACGGCGAGTCTGCAAAATGCGGCCACAGCAGCGCAGATTCTTCGTACACCAACAGGAGCGCTACGACGAGCATTCGCAACTCCGGCCACGGCAGCAAGCTGACCAACCTGCATGCGGAGGCGGCTCAGTGCAAGGCAGCCTCGGCCCCGGCGACAGCCAACGGCACGGCTGTTCTGGACAACAGTCTGACCGAGCATTCGTTAgacaatgaaattaaaatgcacGTCTCACCGGTGGAGGTGCAGTTCCGCCCTTTGAGCAACATTAGCAATCCGGCACCTAATGGAAGCACAAGCAGACATCAGAAGAACAGAGCGCGAGCGCACAGGGCAAGCCGGCTGACTGTGCTGCGAGAGTACGCCTATGACGTGCCCACCAGCGTGGAGGGCAGCGTGCAGAGCGCTCCCAGCAGGCGGCACCACTACTACGACATGGCGGCGCGCAACAGTCGCCGCGCGGCGTACATGGCCTACAGGGAGCGTCATCAGAGCCAGCTGCAGCAGGACAGCAGCGACAGCGCCAGCCTGCCGCGCCGCTCCCGCTTCTCCGAGAAAGGAAGCACCGCTCTGCTCGAGAACAGGACCGTCGTGAGCTTAGAGGCAGAGCAGGCGGCTCCTGCCGGATCACCAGCTGCCAGTACTGTCACCGTACCGCCGCCAGGGAGCTcagaatcagaaaacaaaagcagcaagtGGTACGGACTCAACCTGATCACTCAGAACAATGGCACGCTAAGAAAAAACGGACAAGCGGTGCCTTTAGTGAACGGTGACGGTGTCTGCATAAAAACAGGTCTGTGGAAACATGAAACTACTGTGTAG